Proteins from one Rhineura floridana isolate rRhiFlo1 chromosome 16, rRhiFlo1.hap2, whole genome shotgun sequence genomic window:
- the FUNDC2 gene encoding FUN14 domain-containing protein 2 — translation MEEEEEELLVAPSRPSSAHSCSSLLRLEQEAKRKKRAQQQQRKAAAAAVMPERVSSDDVLDLAKYTKKQPWWRKLFGPNSGSSAEKYSVATQLAIGGATGWCTGFIFQKVGKLAATAVGGGFFLLQIANHTGYIKVDWQMVERDVSKAKEQLKFRGSTTNQLAPEVKSRVDEVISFLKKNVLLTGGFVGGFLLGMAS, via the exons atggaggaggaggaggaggagttactCGTGGCACCGTCACGCCCCAGCAGCGCCCAttcctgctcctccctcctcCGCCTCGAGCAGGAGGCCAAGCGCAAAAAGCGGGCGCAGCAACAGCAGCGcaaggccgccgccgccgccgttatGCCAG AAAGGGTCAGCAGTGATGATGTGCTGGACCTGGCCAAGTACACAAAGAAGCAGCCATGGTGGCGCAAGCTCTTTGGGCCCAACTCAGGATCCAGTGCAGAAAAGTACAGCGTTGCAACTCAGCTGGCGATCGGAGGTGCCACCGGATG GTGCACTGGCTTCATCTTCCAGAAGGTTGGGAAGCTGGCGGCAACGGCGGTGGGAGGTGGCTTCTTCCTGCTTCAG attgcAAACCATACAGGATACATCAAAGTGGACTGGCAGATGGTTGAGCGGGACGTGAGCAAAGCCAAGGAACAGCTGAAGTTTCGCGGgagcaccaccaatcagctggcCCCTGAGGTGAAGAGCCGAGTGGATGAG GTGATTTCCTTCCTGAAGAAGAACGTTCTCCTGACAGGAGGGTTTGTTGGAGGGTTTCTGCTTGGCATGGCCTCttag